A window of Cohnella herbarum contains these coding sequences:
- a CDS encoding helix-turn-helix domain-containing protein, whose amino-acid sequence MGQNLANLRNESNRTQIELSEILIVTHQAISKWERGESLPNIESLLTLGKLYNKSIDDLLSCGLRSVEPHKPFEPLAPLSNLEIDATEIWTQSLQLIRTKMSKPSFDTWFKETSAVFDGDSIIIYSPTSFANEWLYTRYSSMIIETINEITGNTNLNICFKSLNLVEPTSKLKEQAILIED is encoded by the coding sequence ATTGGTCAGAATCTAGCAAATTTACGTAATGAATCGAATAGAACGCAGATCGAATTATCTGAAATCTTGATTGTCACTCATCAAGCCATTTCCAAATGGGAGCGCGGAGAATCTTTACCCAACATAGAGAGTTTGCTTACTCTTGGTAAACTATACAATAAATCGATTGATGACTTACTTAGCTGCGGATTACGATCCGTAGAACCGCATAAACCTTTCGAGCCATTAGCACCGCTCTCAAATTTAGAAATCGATGCAACCGAAATCTGGACACAATCTCTCCAACTCATTCGTACGAAAATGTCCAAACCGAGCTTCGACACTTGGTTCAAAGAAACATCTGCAGTATTCGATGGGGATTCCATCATTATCTATAGCCCAACCTCTTTTGCTAACGAATGGTTATACACGCGCTACTCTTCTATGATTATTGAAACCATAAACGAGATTACGGGAAATACGAATCTTAATATCTGTTTCAAATCCTTAAATCTTGTGGAACCGACTTCTAAGCTTAAGGAGCAAGCTATTCTAATTGAAGATTAA
- a CDS encoding extracellular solute-binding protein — MRKQVSWIVALALILVLGACSGGNNASPNESASTTANPSEAQASNTEKQVEIEYWHTYSDSEEKVLIEKIKPMFESAYPNIKLKLTRMPYEGLKDQVIAAVAGDAAPDLMRMDIIWVPELASKGALKKLSDLPGFDEVKSSVFESPLQTNIFKGDFYGVPLNTNTKIAIYNSDTLKEAGLDHAPATMDELVQAARALKGKDKQGIGISGINAWGLLPYFWSLGGQVTNEDYTKVDGYLNSPDSITALETIISWNKEGLVIPALLGGEPGTWDGMKSGQYMMIDDGPWFFSILLGDAENKFNPVDKTVRALLPAGPGGSRSVVGGENLVSFSNSKHPDEAWTFMKWMLGEEPQQIMVEAGMVPTNKNAANAIDTTKNPYIATFIEQLNTALPRTPIPQWGEMETIFNLSFEKAIRGEQTAAEALNEAVKQMSALLSE, encoded by the coding sequence ATGAGAAAACAGGTGTCATGGATTGTGGCTTTGGCGCTCATACTCGTTCTAGGGGCATGTAGCGGCGGCAATAATGCGAGCCCGAACGAGAGCGCAAGTACGACGGCTAATCCGTCGGAAGCGCAAGCATCGAATACGGAAAAGCAGGTCGAGATCGAATATTGGCACACGTATTCCGATTCCGAGGAGAAGGTGCTGATCGAGAAAATCAAGCCGATGTTCGAATCGGCGTATCCGAACATCAAGCTGAAGCTGACGCGCATGCCTTACGAAGGGTTGAAGGATCAAGTTATCGCGGCGGTCGCGGGCGATGCCGCTCCGGATCTGATGCGGATGGACATCATCTGGGTGCCGGAGCTTGCATCCAAGGGAGCGCTTAAGAAGCTAAGCGATCTTCCCGGGTTCGACGAAGTGAAATCGAGCGTATTCGAGAGTCCTTTGCAGACGAATATCTTTAAGGGAGATTTTTACGGCGTCCCACTAAACACGAACACGAAAATCGCGATTTACAATTCCGATACGTTAAAGGAAGCCGGCCTTGACCATGCGCCTGCGACGATGGACGAACTCGTTCAAGCGGCGCGGGCATTGAAGGGAAAGGATAAGCAAGGAATCGGTATTTCCGGAATCAATGCTTGGGGTTTGCTGCCTTATTTCTGGAGCCTGGGCGGCCAGGTGACGAATGAAGATTATACGAAGGTGGACGGTTATTTGAACAGTCCCGACAGTATTACGGCGTTGGAGACGATTATTAGCTGGAACAAGGAAGGCCTCGTCATTCCTGCCTTGCTAGGCGGCGAGCCCGGAACTTGGGACGGAATGAAATCCGGCCAATATATGATGATCGACGACGGACCGTGGTTCTTCAGCATTCTGCTGGGAGACGCGGAGAATAAATTCAACCCGGTAGACAAGACGGTACGCGCCTTGCTGCCGGCAGGTCCTGGAGGAAGCAGATCCGTCGTCGGAGGAGAAAATCTTGTATCCTTCTCCAACTCCAAACATCCCGATGAAGCTTGGACTTTCATGAAATGGATGCTCGGAGAAGAGCCGCAGCAAATCATGGTCGAGGCGGGAATGGTTCCGACGAACAAGAACGCGGCCAACGCGATCGATACGACCAAAAATCCGTATATCGCTACGTTCATCGAGCAGTTGAATACCGCATTGCCGCGTACTCCGATTCCGCAATGGGGAGAGATGGAGACGATCTTCAACCTTAGCTTTGAGAAGGCGATTCGCGGAGAACAAACCGCGGCGGAAGCTCTAAACGAAGCGGTCAAACAAATGTCGGCCTTATTAAGCGAATAA
- a CDS encoding Gfo/Idh/MocA family protein: protein MGREVSIGIIGLGGMSRFHIQKLGEVPGARIVALCDVSPQALEEVGAQLEVSEEKRYSSIESLINDPAVEGIVSVTPNDSHAAVLLACMEAGKPLFAEKPLTRTLEEAAEVLAFYRTHPIPLMINFSYRNGPAFQFARQFVADGKLGRINHLFVQYMQDWGSTVKKTPFLWRFDEAITGTGVLGDLGSHMIDISEYLTGSRMSELQAMLRTIVPERAHPQTGEPIPVKVDDFACFNVRFEDGAVGVFQTSRNALGCGNQHEVTLYGEAGTLHVSTLNDRQAVWTYPKEDGSGTITETIEVAEEKGINPWREFVGLLRGEQVATPQIAVLEDGYRNQLLLEAVVQAHHKGAVISVKDLQA from the coding sequence ATGGGCAGAGAAGTTAGCATTGGAATTATTGGGCTCGGCGGCATGTCCCGGTTTCATATCCAGAAGCTCGGAGAAGTGCCGGGAGCGAGAATCGTCGCCCTGTGCGACGTTAGCCCGCAAGCGCTTGAGGAAGTCGGCGCGCAATTGGAAGTTTCGGAAGAGAAGCGATACAGTTCGATCGAATCGCTGATCAACGATCCTGCGGTAGAGGGGATCGTCTCCGTCACGCCGAACGATTCTCATGCGGCCGTCCTGCTCGCTTGCATGGAAGCGGGCAAACCGCTGTTCGCGGAGAAGCCGTTGACAAGGACGCTCGAGGAAGCAGCGGAAGTATTGGCATTCTACCGTACTCATCCGATTCCGCTTATGATCAACTTTTCCTATCGCAACGGGCCTGCCTTTCAGTTCGCGAGACAATTCGTGGCGGATGGCAAGCTTGGACGGATAAACCATTTGTTCGTGCAATACATGCAAGATTGGGGCTCGACGGTCAAGAAAACCCCTTTCCTCTGGCGCTTCGACGAGGCGATTACGGGCACGGGAGTATTGGGCGATCTGGGCTCACACATGATCGATATCTCCGAGTACTTGACGGGTTCCCGCATGTCGGAGTTGCAGGCGATGCTTCGAACGATCGTGCCGGAGCGCGCGCACCCGCAGACCGGGGAACCGATTCCCGTTAAGGTCGACGACTTTGCTTGTTTCAACGTTAGGTTCGAAGACGGCGCGGTAGGCGTGTTCCAGACTTCGCGGAATGCGCTTGGCTGCGGCAACCAGCATGAGGTGACTCTATACGGAGAAGCGGGGACTCTACATGTGAGCACTTTGAATGACCGTCAAGCCGTCTGGACTTATCCTAAGGAAGACGGTAGCGGAACAATCACGGAAACGATTGAGGTCGCTGAGGAGAAGGGCATAAATCCTTGGCGGGAATTCGTTGGACTGCTTCGAGGTGAACAGGTAGCAACTCCGCAAATCGCCGTCTTGGAGGACGGATATCGGAATCAACTGTTGTTGGAGGCCGTCGTTCAAGCTCACCATAAGGGAGCCGTAATCTCAGTGAAAGATCTTCAAGCTTAA
- a CDS encoding S1C family serine protease has protein sequence MNDNHMQDKHDLDNPSEQVNVYVYDSTKQVSTMKSSYENELAMMGRKPPSSNDNNNAKRHKGPGFKSIAASFLVGALLVGGLSYAADKQNLFSGGMGAGSNASGNSLPHDAGIVTASVGANGDIASVFETASPAVVKIENYMTQTDSMRNGTNFLFGGRGSGRQQQQQQQSGELQLMGSGTGFFFQNDGYILTNEHVIAGATELKVTVQGYDEPLTAKVVGSSYELDLAVLKVESPDGKSFPKLTLGDSDQAKIGDWVIAIGNPYGLDHTITMGVLSAKERPITIADEQGEHKYEHLLQTDASINSGNSGGPLLNDKGEVIGINTAVNSEAQGIGFAIPTTTIKDALNDLLGSSQVTSF, from the coding sequence ATGAACGACAACCACATGCAGGACAAGCACGATTTGGACAACCCTAGCGAACAGGTTAACGTATATGTATACGATTCAACGAAACAGGTATCGACGATGAAGTCATCGTACGAGAATGAATTGGCCATGATGGGAAGGAAACCGCCGTCCTCCAATGACAACAATAACGCTAAGCGTCATAAAGGGCCTGGATTCAAATCGATAGCCGCTTCATTTTTGGTCGGCGCCCTGCTGGTCGGGGGACTGTCGTATGCGGCGGACAAACAAAATCTGTTTAGCGGCGGAATGGGAGCAGGGTCGAACGCTAGCGGAAACTCCTTGCCGCACGATGCGGGAATCGTTACGGCTTCCGTCGGCGCGAACGGCGATATTGCGTCGGTATTCGAGACAGCGAGTCCGGCGGTCGTGAAAATCGAAAATTACATGACGCAAACGGATTCGATGAGGAACGGAACGAATTTCCTCTTCGGCGGCCGCGGAAGCGGACGTCAGCAGCAACAGCAACAACAGAGCGGGGAGTTGCAGCTGATGGGTTCGGGAACCGGATTTTTCTTCCAAAATGACGGCTATATTCTAACGAACGAACATGTCATTGCGGGTGCTACGGAGCTTAAAGTTACGGTGCAAGGTTACGATGAGCCGCTTACCGCTAAGGTGGTCGGTTCAAGTTACGAGCTCGACCTAGCGGTACTGAAAGTTGAAAGTCCGGATGGCAAGTCGTTTCCGAAGCTGACGTTAGGAGATTCGGATCAGGCGAAGATCGGGGATTGGGTCATCGCGATCGGCAATCCGTACGGATTGGATCATACGATCACGATGGGCGTGCTCAGCGCCAAAGAACGGCCGATCACGATCGCGGACGAACAAGGCGAGCATAAATACGAGCATTTGTTGCAAACCGATGCCTCGATCAATTCGGGCAATTCCGGCGGACCGCTTCTGAACGATAAAGGCGAAGTTATCGGAATCAATACGGCAGTCAATTCCGAAGCGCAAGGGATCGGATTCGCAATCCCCACGACGACGATTAAAGATGCGTTAAATGACTTGTTGGGAAGCTCGCAGGTTACGTCGTTTTAG
- a CDS encoding carbohydrate ABC transporter permease, with amino-acid sequence MAQAISSGNPAPVRKSRWRIGLAQWLKVLPFVAVGIVGVLVFVVYPMIQNVKVSFQEFNILPGTRSPWIGLDNYKDVFDDPNRKFMIALKNTFLNVAVTVPINWLLAVVFASLIHTRFVRMKVTFRTLYYLPIVTSWIVVALLFKYLFADGSGGFVNYMLLNLGVLSEPIAWKSHYWSAMIMIWLFHIWKTVGWGVVIYMAALQGIPRDLYEAADMDGASPIHKFLRVTLPMLRPITLFVLINLINGAFGFFPQVYFITAGGPMNQTQVIPSLIYMEAFKHFHFGEAAAMGVMMGILVFAVTYYQMTKIGKQRLF; translated from the coding sequence ATGGCTCAAGCGATATCGTCCGGCAACCCTGCGCCGGTCCGGAAATCCCGTTGGCGAATCGGCCTTGCCCAATGGCTGAAAGTACTGCCGTTCGTCGCGGTCGGCATTGTCGGCGTGCTCGTCTTCGTCGTGTATCCGATGATCCAGAACGTGAAGGTCAGCTTTCAGGAGTTTAACATTTTGCCGGGTACCCGGAGTCCTTGGATCGGTTTGGATAATTACAAAGACGTCTTCGACGACCCGAACCGCAAATTCATGATCGCGCTTAAGAATACTTTTCTTAACGTAGCGGTTACCGTTCCGATCAACTGGTTACTGGCGGTGGTTTTCGCCTCTTTGATCCATACGCGTTTCGTAAGAATGAAGGTGACGTTCAGGACGTTATACTACTTGCCGATCGTGACGTCTTGGATCGTCGTTGCGCTGCTGTTCAAGTATTTGTTCGCCGACGGATCGGGCGGTTTCGTCAACTATATGTTGCTCAACCTCGGTGTTCTCTCGGAACCGATCGCGTGGAAAAGCCATTATTGGTCGGCGATGATCATGATTTGGTTGTTCCATATTTGGAAGACGGTCGGATGGGGCGTTGTCATCTATATGGCCGCGTTGCAAGGGATTCCCCGGGATTTGTACGAGGCGGCGGATATGGATGGCGCGTCGCCGATCCACAAATTTCTACGTGTGACTTTGCCGATGTTACGCCCGATCACGTTGTTCGTGCTCATTAATCTGATCAACGGAGCGTTCGGCTTTTTCCCGCAGGTGTACTTTATTACGGCCGGAGGCCCGATGAACCAGACGCAGGTTATTCCAAGTCTGATTTATATGGAAGCATTCAAGCATTTTCATTTCGGGGAAGCGGCGGCAATGGGCGTGATGATGGGAATTCTCGTGTTCGCCGTCACCTACTATCAAATGACCAAGATCGGCAAGCAACGGCTGTTCTAG